A stretch of DNA from Henriciella sp. AS95:
TGCACCGGACGCAAAACGCGACGTCATCGTCAAAGGCCTGCCGGCCAGCCCGGGCGCCGCTGTCGGCAAGGTGGTGTTCGATTCCGATGAGGCTGCGGCGCTCGCCGAGAAGGGCGAAGACGTCATTCTCATGCGCGTCGAGACGAGCCCGGAAGATATTCACGGCATGCATGCCGCCCGTGCCATCGTGACGTCTCGCGGGGGTATGACCTCTCACGCCGCTGTTGTCGCGCGCGGCATGGGTCGTCCCTGTGTCTGCGGCGCTGGTGGTCTCCAGATCGACCCGGCCAATGGCACTTTCCGCTCCGGCGGCCGCGAGTTCAAGAAAGGCGACGTCGTCACGATTGACGGCGCAGAAGGCGAGGTTCTCCTCGGCGCCATCGAGATGGTGAAGCCGGATCTGTCCGGTGATTTCGGCAAGCTCATGGAGTGGGCTGACCGCGCGCGTAAACTGAAAGTGCGCACCAACGCCGAAACCCCGCACGACGTCGAAACCGCTAAGCAGTTCGGCGCGGAAGGCATTGGCCTTTGCCGCACAGAGCATATGTTCTTCGACGCCGAGCGGATCCCTGTGGTTCGCTCCATGATCCTGGCTGGCGACAAGAAGGGCCGCGAGGCCGCGCTGTCCAAGCTGCTGCCGATGCAGCGCGAAGACTTCGCGGAGATTTTCCGCATCATGGAAGATCGTCCTTGCACGATCCGCCTGCTTGACCCGCCGCTTCACGAATTCCTGCCTCACTCGGAAGACGAGATGGCCGAAGTTGCCGCTTCAGCGGGCGTAGATGTGGCGGTTCTGAAACGTCAGGCTGATGATCTGCACGAGAGCAATCCGATGCTGGGTCACCGGGGCTGCCGCCTTGGTATCACCTATCCGGAAATCTACGAGATGCAGGCGCGCGCCATCTTTGAGGCGGCTGTGCAGATTGCCAAGGAAACCGGCTACAGCCCGGTACCGGAAGTGATGATCCCGCTGGCCGCGACCAAGAAGGAAATCGATATCCTGAAGGCGCGCATCGACGCGACGGCAAAAGCGGTGTTCGAAGAGACGGGCACGACGCTGGAATATCTTGTCGGCACCATGATCGAGCTACCGCGTGCCGCGCTACAGGCTGGCTTTATCGCTGAGTCTGCAGCCTTCTTCTCTTTCGGGACGAATGATCTGACACAAACGACGCTCGGCATCTCCCGTGATGACGCGGCGCGCTTCCTCAAGGCCTATGAAGAGCAGGGCATCTACGAGAAAGACCCGTTCGTGACGCTGGATCAGGATGGCGTTGGCGAACTCGTCAAAATTGCTGCTGAACGGGGCCGCAAAACCCGTCCGGATATCAAGCTTGGTATCTGCGGCGAGCATGGTGGTGACCCGGCATCTGTCATCTTCTGTCACCATCTGGGACTCGATTATGTCTCGTGTTCGCCGTACCGTGTGCCCATTGCCCGACTCGCGGCCGCACATGCTGCATTGCAGCAAAACGAGGACTGATGAGGGGTCAATTTCGGTGATTTAGCGGGGCTGGAGCGTGATTCAGACCCCGTAAAACCGTTGTATTTCAGCAACACTCTGTTTCGGTGGCGAAATTGAATGGCTGTTCATCTGCCCCTTTGAGCAGTTGAATCGTTACAATTTTTTGCATTTCCGTAGCTCGGCCTAAACGGCCGTGTCCCATAATGGGTTCCAAAGCCTACAGAAATGTAAGTCTGCAAATCGGCGATTTGATTGCTATGTGCCGCTCGAGTTTAATATTTAGTCCAAACGAGAAGCCGGAGACATCAGGGAATTAGCGGGGGGGCCAGTTTGGCCTGATAACTGCTTGGATGGCTCAAACCGGTAACTAGAGGGGACAGGTGATGTCACTCAGAACGGCAAAACAAAGCCCGCGTATTTTCGCGGACACGTCACTCCGCGGCAAAGTCAGCCGTTGGTGGATGGACAAGACCAACGCCGAACAGCGCACCTATGTCATGCGCTCGGCTCTGGTCTCGACGCTGGCTGCAGGCCTGATTGTCGCGCTTCCAATGATTGCCTCGATCAACACGCAAAAGCAGGCAGAAGCTGAGTACCGTGCTCAGACTGAACGCTTCGCTGCCGCGCAGGATGCCGGTGAGGCCGTTCGGTCCGATCCAGAAGCGCCGGAACTCATGCGCCACGAATGGCTGCGCAATGTCGAGTTCTCGCTCGAGCGCAATCCGGACGAGGCGCTCAGCCGCTATGGTGGTCTTGAGCGTGACTCTGCGGTTCTGGCCGGCATGAAGAGCTTTGATCCCATTCACCTCGACAAGGCGGAAGATATGAGCCGCCAGATGAAATGTCTGGCCGAAGCGGTATATTATGAGGCTCGCAGCGAAACCACATCCGGTCAGCTGGCGGTTGCCGAAGTGATCATGAACCGCGTCCAGGATCATCGCTATCCGAACACGGCTTGCGATGTTGTCTACCAGGGCGCAACCCGCACCACGGGTTGTCAGTTCACCTTCACCTGCGACGGTGCACTGGCCCGCAAACCGCGCGGTTCGAAGTGGGAGGCGGCGAAAGCGATCGCTGCGCACATCTATCTCGGACTGGATGAGCAACGCACCCATGGGGCGACGCACTATCACGCGACCTATGTGAACCCTGTCTGGAATTCCGGCCTCATCAAGACGTCGAAGATCGGCACGCACATCTTCTACCGGTTCCCGCGCGGGGCCGAGTGGGCAAGTGCCCGCGCCGCCCAACAGGCCCGCTTTGACCGCGAAGCTTCAGGCGATGCCGGTGCAAGCTCGACACTCGTGACCATCACGAATGAGGACGACACCGCAGACCTGAATGCCAAGTCGCTCAGCGTTCTCAGCCCAGCGCCGTAAGGTCAATAATTTATGAGTGAAGAAAGTCTGTTTGAGGCGGTCGACACTTATATCAACAGCCTGTTTGTGGAAGATGATCCGGTGCTGGAGCGCGCCATTGAGCGTTCGACCGCAGCCGGTCTTCCTGAAATCCAGGTGTCGCCCGGACAAGGCAAACTCATCTACCTGCTGGCCAAGATGATTGGCGCCAAACGTGTTCTCGAAATTGGCACGCTGGGCGGCTACTCGACCGTCTGGCTCGGGCGGGCGCTCCCCGAAGACGGCAGGATCACCACTGTTGAGCTAGAGCCTGCGCATGTGAAAGTTGCGCGCGAGACCCTGGAAGATGCCGGCCTTTCGGCCCGCTGTGAAGTGGTTGAAGGCAAGGCGCTTGATGTGATGAGCGGCCTCGAGCCGAGTTTCGACATGGTCTTTCTCGACGCCAACAAGGACGGCTATCCGGCCTATCTCAAACAGGCGGTTCGCCTGACGCGACCGGGCGGCCTGATCGTGGCCGACAATGTCGTGCGGGAGGGCGCGGTGCTGAAGCCATCCTCCGTCGATGCGAATGCGATTGGCGCAGCCGCCTTCAACCAGGCGCTCGCTAGTCATCCCGAATTGGAAGCGATCGTGCTCCAGCAGGTCGGCATCAAGGGGCATGACGGGCTCGCCGTTGCTCGCGTGAAAGACTGACTGATCCGTCTGGCTATTCTCGCGGGCCGAGCGTCTTCTCCAGCTGTTTCTTTAGGCGCTTGGGCATGAAGCGCGCTGCAAAGCGGGTTCGTTCGGCCATCTTGCCGGCCATGTAGTGGACGTCCTTGCCATGGGCGGCGTCCCAGGCGCGCTCTGCGGCAAGCTCGACCGGGTAGACCTCCGAGCCGGACTCCCTCAGCTGGTCGCTCATCTTTACATTGGCGCCTTCCTTGGTGCCCATGTCGAGGATCGGCGTGTCGATGAACCATGGCATCAGCGTCGTGACGCGAATGCCGATATTGGAGAACTCGATGTCGAGGGCTTCTGTCAGGCCGCGTACCGCAAATTTCGAAGCGACATAGACGGCGAGTTTTGGCGCGCCGAACACACCTGCTGTCGACGCGGTATTCACGATACGCGCGCCCGGCGTCTGGCGCAGCAGGGGCAGCCCGGCCTGTACGCCATTGATGACGCCCTTCACATTGATATCGATGATGGCGTCATTGTCGTCGCCGGAAATATCCTCGAACCAGCCATGCCGGCCGATCCCCGCATTGTTGAACAGCACGTTCAGGCGGCCATCGGTTGCTTCACCAAACGCGTCCATGCAGCGCTTCCAGTCATCCCGGTTGCGCACATCGAGTTTGTCCCAGATGCAATTCTCCTCGCCGATCTCTGCTGCGACTGATTTCAGGCCGGCTTCGTCAATGTCGTAGAGGCCCACAAACCAGCTTCGGTCAGCGAACAGTTTCGCGGTTGCTGCGCCGATGCCGGAGGCCGCGCCCGTGATGAAAATGCTTTTTCGGCCGATACACTCGCCCATATCCTTCTCCTCCTGTTTGCCGCCGTTTCTTATAGTCGGCGATCACGCGAACAGGATCAGGGCAGGTCGAGACCGACGTCAAGGTTTGACGCAGAGTGAGTTAGCGCGCCAACGGAAATATAATCGACCCCGGTCTCGGCAATTGCGGCCACCGTATCGAGATTGACGCCGCCGGACGCTTCGGCCTTGCAGGCCCCGTCAATCATGGCGACCGCACGGCGTAGCGTGTCATTGTCCATATTATCAAGCAGGACAGCATGAGGCTTGAGGGGCAGGGCTTCTTCGAGCTGTTTCAGCGTGTCGACCTCGATCTCGATCATGCGCAAATGACCCGCATAGGCATGCGCCCGTTTCAGCGCTTCGGTGACCGATCCGCAGGCGGCGATGTGATTGTCCTTGATCAGGATGGCGTCATCGAGTCCGTACCTGTGCGAAGTCCCTCCGCCGCAACGCACAGCGCGCTTTTCCACGGCGCGGTGGCCCGGCGTCGTCTTGCGCGTGCAGACGATGGTGGCGTCCGTATGGGCCACTTTTTCAACGAAGGTCGCCGTCAGAGTCGCGATGCCCGACAGGCGGCCCAGGAAATTGAGCATCGTCCGCTCAGCGATCAGGATGGACCGGGCGGCGCCTGAAAGGGTCGCAATCGTATCGCCGGGCGAAAGCGCGTCGCCGTCCTGCATCACCTGATCGAGCGTGACACCGGGATCGACCAGTTTCAGTGCATAGGCTGCCGCATCCATCCCTGCGAGACGGCCCGGTTTTCTCGCGGCGATCTTGGCGTCGATCATCGTGCCGGGCTCGATCGTCGCATCGGTCGTCAGGTCTCCGGCGCGGCCGAGATCTTCAGACAGGGCGAGACGGACGATCGGGTCGAGAACGAGATCCGGAAGCGGTGGAGGTGCTATCATGTGGTGGCTTCTGCTTTGGCGGGTTCGGCTGGCAGCCGCGCAAATGTGCGCAGCGCCGTGTCCATGGTTTCAGGGAAGTCTGAGCGATAGTGACCGCCGCGGCTTTCCTCGCGGCTGAGCGCGGACGCGGCCATCAGGCGGGATGCTGACAGCGCGCGCGCATCGCCGTGCTGGACAGCGAGGGTGTCAATCTGCTCCAGCAGGCTGGCAAGCCCAACCGCGTCGCGCACAACGCCGCATTTCTCTGCCATGCCGAGGCGAAGGGTCTGAAGCGCATCGGCAGGCAGGTCATCGGGCACGTCGCCCGCAGACTTGGCCGGTTGGTTGAGGTCGGCCTCGCGCAGGCGGTCTGCGATGCGCGATGCAAACACTACGGCTTCGAGAAGCGAGTTGGAGGCGAGCCGGTTCGCGCCATGGGCGCCGGTCGACGCGCATTCGCCGCAAACCGAAAACCCATCCAGTGTCGAGCGTCCCCACATGTCCGCCACGACGCCGCCCATATGATAGTGCGCGGCGGGCGCGACCGGGATGGGTTTGACGCGCGGATCGATCCCCGCCGCCATGCAGGCGGCAAAGACGGTCGGGAAGTGGGCCGGGAAGTCCTGGCCGACAGCTTCGGTCGCATCGAGGAAGGCGCCCCGTCCGGCCGTTCGTTCAGAATGGATCGCACGGGCCACTTCATCACGCGGCGCGAGTTCGGCATCCTTGTGATAGCGGTGCATGAAGGGCTCGCCTTTGCGGTCGAGCAGGATCGCCCCTTCGCCGCGCAGGGCCTCGGTGGCAAGCGGGGCCGGGTCGAGGCCGACATCCATGGCGGTCGGGTGGAATTGGACGAATTCAGGGTCGGCAATCAGAGCGCCCGCCGACCAGGCCATGGCGAGCGCGTCGCCGCGTGACTGGGGCGGATTGGTCGTGACCCTGAACAGGCCGCCAGACCCGCCCGTACAGAAAACGGTCTCCCGGGCAGTGAGCGGCGACAGATTGCCCTTGCGGTCGCGAACGACAGCGCCCGCGATGCGTCCATTATCGTCCTGCAGCAGGCCGACAGCCCGGAACGGCCATTTGAGTGTGATATGATCGGCCGCCTGCACGGCTGCGGTGAGTGCGCCCATGATGGCCTTGCCGGCCAGATCACCGGCGACGCGGGCGACACGCGGGACCGAGTGCGCCGCCTCCAGTGAAAGCGCCAGCGCGCCTTCATCGGTACGGTCAAAGGGGACGCCCATTTCGATCAGGTCGAGCACGCGGGCCGGGCCTTCTTCGGCAATCAGGCGCGCGATGATCGGGTCAACCAGACCGGCGCCAGCGGCAACTGTATCGGCGGCGTGTGAGGCGGCTGTATCCATCGGGTCGAGAGCGGCGGCGAGGCCGCCTTGCGCCCATGCGGAAGAGGCCGCTTCGCCGAGCGGGGCAGGGGCGATAACCGTGCATTTGCGAGGCGCCAGCCGCAGCGCGAGGAACAGGCCAGCGAGACCGGCGCCCACGATGAGGATGTCCTCGCCGTGGCCGGGTTCGCTCGCTTCTATGCGCGTAGAATGGTTCATCTCAGCCCCCATAGCCGATCAGGAAATCGCGCCTTCCGCGCGCCGCCAGATGGCAGGGTACGCGCCGCTGCCAATCAATATGCCGTCCATGGTCGAGGCGTCCTTGATGACGAGCTGGAAGTGGTCAGGCAGGTAAGCTTCGCTCGGCTCACCTTCAAGGAAATTCACGATCGTCGATTGAACGCTCAGCACGTCATCCTCAACCGTCGCGGTGCAGCTTTGTTCAACCGTGTATAGCACGTCGACCGACGGGCAATCCTGACGGGCGGTCAGCTCACACCCGTAAGTGTCCGGCGTATCGCCGGGCATCAGGCGCGCCTGTCCGGAAAAGCTGCAGATCGGGTGCACTTCTGCTTCAAATGTCCAGAGGCCGGCAATATTTGGCGTGGCATCGAGATCGTCAGCGTGCGCTGGGCCGACAGTCAGGCAGAGTATAGCGGCGAGAGTAGCAGCAGAACGCTTCACGAAATGCCCTCTTCTGAGCGAATGAACTCGACCGGAGCGGTCGCCGCTGACACAAGTGAGCCATACATGCGTTCCGCGCTCTGAATGGTCAGCGCGAAATTATCCGGCACGTAGATCAGGCCTTCCATCTTGGATTCGAGAAACTGGTCGATTTCCGAGCGGATCGAAACCTGGTTGCCAAAGCGCCTGGCCGAGCATTGCTGCAGAACGACGGAGCGTCCCCACAGGGAGCAGACTTCAACCGCCGTCAGCTCACAATCGTAGACGCCTTCCTCGGGGTTTGGCGTCAGCCGGGCCGTGCCGCTCATCAGGCACTGGCCTTCGCGATAGGGTTTGGTGTGGAAGGTCCAATTACCAAGAATGTCGCTCGGATCCCGGTTTTCCGTCGCGCTTGCCACGGGAGTAGACATGGCCAGCGCCACAACGAGGCAGGTCATCAGGATAGAGCGCATGGGCAGACCTCCGGGAGGAAAGAGCTGAGGCGGGATCGCTGATCGTCAGCAAACCGCGCCAAAGCGGCGACTTCAAGGCATCAGGCGGCGGAAAAGACCTCGATCTCCATCGGCTTCAGCCCCGTTTCGAAGGCGAGCGGTTTGTCCGTTTTCGGAAGGGCCAGCATCGCATCGATCGCCTGTTTCGCCTTCACGCGCACGTCTTCTTCAATCTCGACTTTGTGCTCCATCGTGTTGAGACAGTCGAGAATATTCTCAAGGGTAATGCGCTTCATGTGCGGGCAGAGATTACATGGGCGGATGAAGTTCACGCCCGGATTCTCAGAGGCGACATTGTCGCTCATCGAACACTCGGTCAGCAGAACGACCTTGTTCGGGCTCTCATCCTTCACATAGTTGGCGAGGGCCGAGGTTGAGCCGGCAAAGTCGGCTGCTTCCAGGACATCTGGCGGGCATTCGGGGTGGGCCAGGATGACCACGCCGGGATGGGCGTCACGCAGCTGGTTGACATCATCGGCGCTGAACAGCTCATGCACCTCGCAAGCGCCCGGCCAGGTGATGATGCGGATGTCGGTCTGAGCGGCGACGTTCTTGGCAAGATACTGGTCCGGCACCAGGATGACGGTGTCGCTGTTCCATTCCTTCGCCACAGCCTCGACCACCTGCGCGGCATTCGAACTGGTGCAGGTGATGTGGCACTCGGCCTTCACGTCGGCTGTCGTGTTCACATAGGTAACGACCGGATAGTCAGGATATTTTTCCTTGATCAGGCGGACATCGGCGCCCGTAATCGAGGCTGCGAGCGAGCACCCGGCCTCAAGGCTCGGGATGAGTACGGTTTTCTCAGGCGCGAGAATCTTCGAGGTCTCGGCCATGAAGTGGACGCCGGCTTGCACGATGATATCAGCCTCGGTTTCGGCTGCTTCACGGGCGAGCTGGAGGCTGTCACCGCGAAAATCGCCGACGAGGCGGAAGATATCGGGTGTCATGTAATTGTGCGCCAGGATAACCGCATTCTTCTCTTTCTTGAGACGGTTGATCTCAGCCACGAGCGGCGCGACGGCTGGCCACTCCATCGGCGTAATGAAGTCGGACACGAGCGGGTAAAGCGCTTCGGTTTCAGCCTTCACGGCATCATTATACTCCAGACCGCGGGCTTCAGCAGCGTTTGCAGCGCGAAGCGGCGTCGGGGTCGGACAGCTCGGTCCGGAATCAATCAATCTGGCCATAATGGGGCCCTCCACGCTTTTGCTCAATATGAGCATTAGTTAGGTATACGAATGCCAGATTTCAAGACCTTCCGAGTGGAAGAGAGAGAAATCCAGCCTTCGCCACCCCTTATAGGCGGGGTGAGCAAAAGGCTGTGTAATCCGCGACTCTGAGGTTTGCAAGAGGCCTGTCTCAAAATAAATCGCTGCACGATCGCGTTCTGTTCCGCCGTGTCGGGGCCGGTCGACAAAAAAGATTCCCATAAGAGTCAGAGCCTTGTTTCGAAATTAAGATTCTGTTTACCAAAATTTTGTTGCGCGCCGGAACAAAAGGGGAATAGATGAGCAGGAACGGAAGGAGAACAACATGGAACGGGTCAATTTTTGCGGACGCTCTGGGCGCCCGGTCGCATTTTCCAGAATGGCATCTGACAGCGCGTGGGCGCGGCGGCCCGGACTCGCTCTGTTTGCCGCCCGTGACACCTATGGCTGGCGGATCATTCGCATGGTCGAGATGACGGGTCGCATGCATGACGTTCAGCCCTTCTGGGCAGAGCTCGACGCGCAGCGCTACGGTGCGTCGGCCATCTTTGTTCACGATGAAACTGATTTCGAGGTCCGTCGCGCCCTGATGAGCGACCTCGAAGCAGGGCTGAGCCCGGTCTTCCCGGCTTTTACCGGTGCTCAGCCCGAAAGCTTGCGCCTCGCGGCGTAATGGAGGGGGTGCTGGTGCTATTCACCAGTCGGCACCGGCACCCCGTTTTATTGTTCGAGGCGCTCGGCGTACCAGGCTTCAATGTCCTTCTCGACCATTGAGAGCGGCCGAGGCCCGCCGCGCAGCAACGCCGAATTGAAGCCCTGCTCGGTAAATCGCCCGGTCAGAACGGCTTCGGCCCGATCTCGCATGTCGAGGATCCTGTTGCGACCATAGAAATAGGCGGACGCCTGGCCGGGCCAGACGGCATAGCGGGCGACTTCTTCCTCCATCGCCTCGCGTGGAAACCCGGTTGTGTCGGTGAGATAGGTCACGGCCTGGTCAAAGCTCCAGCCCTGCGAATGGATACCTGTATCCACGACGAGACGGGCCGCCCGCAAAAGAATGGATTGCAGATAGCCGATCCGGCCCAGCGGGTCGCCAGCGTAAAGACCGGCGCCGTCGGCGAGGTCTTCAGCGTACACCGCCCAGCCCTCACCATAGGCCGTATTCCAGATCATCTGGCGCAGCAGGGGCATCCGGCTGGCCTGCGCCACGCTGGCGCTTTCGATATGGTGTCCCGGAATGCCTTCATGGTGGAGCAGGGTGGCGAGCGTGAAGTCCGGCCATTGTGTCAGGTCCGCCAGATTGATCTGGAAGAGGGCAGGGCTCGACCCGTTGGCAGCGGCGGGAATGTAGGACGCGCCTGCAAACGCGTCTTCCTTGTAGGCCGGCATCCGGGTGATCACCAGACTCGAAGTTGGCGGCGACTCCAGAAGCCGCGGCATGATTTCCGACGCAGCGCTCGATTGCTGGCGAAGCCGCTCGAGAACCTGATCACGGCCTTCCTGATCGTCTGCATAGATCTGGCCCGGCGATGCGGTCAGCAGGCGC
This window harbors:
- the ppdK gene encoding pyruvate, phosphate dikinase, with the translated sequence MADSADTMTKDQWVYSFGGGTADGDTTMKNLLGGKGANLAEMARLGLPVPPGFTLTTAVCTAYYDLGEKYPDGLEAQVDTALKAVEAETGKVFGDADNPLLVSVRSGARASMPGMMDTVLNLGLSEVTVKGLAKKAGERFAYDSYRRFIQMYCNVVLGLKHDTFEHILDDYKERQDYSLDTEMTADDWKEIISQYKAAVKKQLGKPFPDDPREQLWGAIGAVFGSWMNDRAILYRKLNDIPAAWGTAVNVQSMVFGNMGDTSATGVAFTRDPSTGEKVFYGEFLVNAQGEDVVAGIRTPAPISRSRAEALSSEELPLEDAMPAVYEELVAVAEKLESHYRDMQDIEFTVEDNKLYMLQTRNGKRTAAAALKIAVDMAQEGLINEEEAVLRLMPNQLDQLLHPTIAPDAKRDVIVKGLPASPGAAVGKVVFDSDEAAALAEKGEDVILMRVETSPEDIHGMHAARAIVTSRGGMTSHAAVVARGMGRPCVCGAGGLQIDPANGTFRSGGREFKKGDVVTIDGAEGEVLLGAIEMVKPDLSGDFGKLMEWADRARKLKVRTNAETPHDVETAKQFGAEGIGLCRTEHMFFDAERIPVVRSMILAGDKKGREAALSKLLPMQREDFAEIFRIMEDRPCTIRLLDPPLHEFLPHSEDEMAEVAASAGVDVAVLKRQADDLHESNPMLGHRGCRLGITYPEIYEMQARAIFEAAVQIAKETGYSPVPEVMIPLAATKKEIDILKARIDATAKAVFEETGTTLEYLVGTMIELPRAALQAGFIAESAAFFSFGTNDLTQTTLGISRDDAARFLKAYEEQGIYEKDPFVTLDQDGVGELVKIAAERGRKTRPDIKLGICGEHGGDPASVIFCHHLGLDYVSCSPYRVPIARLAAAHAALQQNED
- a CDS encoding cell wall hydrolase, with translation MSLRTAKQSPRIFADTSLRGKVSRWWMDKTNAEQRTYVMRSALVSTLAAGLIVALPMIASINTQKQAEAEYRAQTERFAAAQDAGEAVRSDPEAPELMRHEWLRNVEFSLERNPDEALSRYGGLERDSAVLAGMKSFDPIHLDKAEDMSRQMKCLAEAVYYEARSETTSGQLAVAEVIMNRVQDHRYPNTACDVVYQGATRTTGCQFTFTCDGALARKPRGSKWEAAKAIAAHIYLGLDEQRTHGATHYHATYVNPVWNSGLIKTSKIGTHIFYRFPRGAEWASARAAQQARFDREASGDAGASSTLVTITNEDDTADLNAKSLSVLSPAP
- a CDS encoding O-methyltransferase; its protein translation is MSEESLFEAVDTYINSLFVEDDPVLERAIERSTAAGLPEIQVSPGQGKLIYLLAKMIGAKRVLEIGTLGGYSTVWLGRALPEDGRITTVELEPAHVKVARETLEDAGLSARCEVVEGKALDVMSGLEPSFDMVFLDANKDGYPAYLKQAVRLTRPGGLIVADNVVREGAVLKPSSVDANAIGAAAFNQALASHPELEAIVLQQVGIKGHDGLAVARVKD
- a CDS encoding SDR family oxidoreductase, with protein sequence MGECIGRKSIFITGAASGIGAATAKLFADRSWFVGLYDIDEAGLKSVAAEIGEENCIWDKLDVRNRDDWKRCMDAFGEATDGRLNVLFNNAGIGRHGWFEDISGDDNDAIIDINVKGVINGVQAGLPLLRQTPGARIVNTASTAGVFGAPKLAVYVASKFAVRGLTEALDIEFSNIGIRVTTLMPWFIDTPILDMGTKEGANVKMSDQLRESGSEVYPVELAAERAWDAAHGKDVHYMAGKMAERTRFAARFMPKRLKKQLEKTLGPRE
- the nadC gene encoding carboxylating nicotinate-nucleotide diphosphorylase, which encodes MIAPPPLPDLVLDPIVRLALSEDLGRAGDLTTDATIEPGTMIDAKIAARKPGRLAGMDAAAYALKLVDPGVTLDQVMQDGDALSPGDTIATLSGAARSILIAERTMLNFLGRLSGIATLTATFVEKVAHTDATIVCTRKTTPGHRAVEKRAVRCGGGTSHRYGLDDAILIKDNHIAACGSVTEALKRAHAYAGHLRMIEIEVDTLKQLEEALPLKPHAVLLDNMDNDTLRRAVAMIDGACKAEASGGVNLDTVAAIAETGVDYISVGALTHSASNLDVGLDLP
- a CDS encoding L-aspartate oxidase codes for the protein MNHSTRIEASEPGHGEDILIVGAGLAGLFLALRLAPRKCTVIAPAPLGEAASSAWAQGGLAAALDPMDTAASHAADTVAAGAGLVDPIIARLIAEEGPARVLDLIEMGVPFDRTDEGALALSLEAAHSVPRVARVAGDLAGKAIMGALTAAVQAADHITLKWPFRAVGLLQDDNGRIAGAVVRDRKGNLSPLTARETVFCTGGSGGLFRVTTNPPQSRGDALAMAWSAGALIADPEFVQFHPTAMDVGLDPAPLATEALRGEGAILLDRKGEPFMHRYHKDAELAPRDEVARAIHSERTAGRGAFLDATEAVGQDFPAHFPTVFAACMAAGIDPRVKPIPVAPAAHYHMGGVVADMWGRSTLDGFSVCGECASTGAHGANRLASNSLLEAVVFASRIADRLREADLNQPAKSAGDVPDDLPADALQTLRLGMAEKCGVVRDAVGLASLLEQIDTLAVQHGDARALSASRLMAASALSREESRGGHYRSDFPETMDTALRTFARLPAEPAKAEATT
- the nadA gene encoding quinolinate synthase NadA; translation: MARLIDSGPSCPTPTPLRAANAAEARGLEYNDAVKAETEALYPLVSDFITPMEWPAVAPLVAEINRLKKEKNAVILAHNYMTPDIFRLVGDFRGDSLQLAREAAETEADIIVQAGVHFMAETSKILAPEKTVLIPSLEAGCSLAASITGADVRLIKEKYPDYPVVTYVNTTADVKAECHITCTSSNAAQVVEAVAKEWNSDTVILVPDQYLAKNVAAQTDIRIITWPGACEVHELFSADDVNQLRDAHPGVVILAHPECPPDVLEAADFAGSTSALANYVKDESPNKVVLLTECSMSDNVASENPGVNFIRPCNLCPHMKRITLENILDCLNTMEHKVEIEEDVRVKAKQAIDAMLALPKTDKPLAFETGLKPMEIEVFSAA